In Selenomonas dianae, a genomic segment contains:
- a CDS encoding exonuclease SbcCD subunit D, whose amino-acid sequence MRFIHTADWHLGKLFGQRHMTEDQAYVLEELLALCKEVRPDALVIAGDVYDRAIPPPEAVELFNEILTRLSERGIRVLFIAGNHDSAVRLGFGAQLLRASGIYPAGVVRADESPVILSDAFGEVYFSLIPYGDPPHVREAFSLDENISFDGALAAQITAARAQIPSLVRSVAVAHAFVIGGQTSESEHALSVGGSDQVSAEHFAAYSYTALGHLHAPQRAGAENVRYSGSLLKYSFDEAHQKKGIELVELDAKGMAAHTFYPLTPRHDVRIVRGTMNDVVSDGFDMLPHDDYICVELLDTDAVLAAHEKLRRIYPNLFTITRPNINVNRLSSAERTYERGKSDLHLFSDFFAEVTATEMTEAERDALIRIIDSMQQGERAE is encoded by the coding sequence ATGCGGTTCATCCATACGGCAGACTGGCATTTGGGAAAACTCTTCGGACAGCGGCATATGACAGAGGATCAGGCGTATGTATTGGAGGAATTGCTTGCACTGTGCAAGGAGGTGCGTCCCGATGCACTCGTCATCGCGGGTGATGTCTATGACCGCGCCATCCCGCCCCCGGAGGCGGTCGAACTCTTCAACGAAATATTGACACGGCTGTCGGAGCGGGGAATTCGCGTGCTCTTCATTGCCGGAAATCATGACAGTGCTGTGCGCCTCGGTTTTGGTGCACAGCTTCTTCGTGCGTCCGGCATCTATCCGGCGGGTGTTGTGCGTGCCGATGAATCGCCTGTCATCCTTTCAGATGCGTTTGGGGAGGTCTATTTTTCGCTCATTCCCTATGGGGATCCCCCGCATGTACGTGAGGCATTTTCACTCGATGAAAACATCTCCTTTGATGGAGCACTTGCCGCCCAAATTACAGCGGCACGCGCACAAATTCCATCGTTGGTGCGCAGCGTGGCAGTCGCGCACGCCTTCGTCATCGGTGGGCAGACCTCGGAGTCCGAACACGCGCTCTCCGTCGGCGGCAGCGATCAGGTCAGCGCGGAGCATTTCGCTGCATATTCCTATACGGCACTTGGACACCTCCATGCGCCCCAGCGGGCGGGTGCGGAGAATGTACGTTACTCCGGCTCATTGCTGAAATACTCCTTTGATGAAGCGCACCAGAAAAAGGGCATCGAGCTTGTCGAACTGGATGCGAAAGGGATGGCAGCCCACACATTCTATCCGCTGACACCGCGTCATGATGTCCGCATTGTGCGCGGGACAATGAACGATGTTGTGAGTGACGGATTCGACATGCTCCCACATGACGACTACATCTGTGTGGAGCTGCTCGATACGGATGCCGTACTCGCTGCACATGAGAAACTGCGGCGGATCTATCCGAATCTCTTTACCATCACACGCCCGAACATCAACGTCAATCGCCTTTCCTCCGCAGAGCGCACTTATGAACGCGGGAAATCCGATCTGCATCTCTTTTCCGATTTCTTTGCAGAGGTGACAGCCACTGAGATGACAGAGGCGGAGCGGGACGCACTTATCCGTATCATTGATTCGATGCAGCAGGGGGAGCGTGCAGAATGA
- a CDS encoding AAA family ATPase, translating to MRPLKLRLQAFGSYVEEQILDFEIALANAPFVLIHGATGTGKTTILDAIVFALYGESSGNVREGSTLRSSDAPPERITEVEYVFALGRRRYRVLRSPAYERMSRGKMTRRAATGQLYRLPDEGEDGEETLLDSNVTEVSKRIGQLIGFDADQFRQVVLLPQGQFQRFLLAEVKDRSAIMQRIFRTERYQRLEEALLQESIRLENAAKEERAQIDQMLHSENLNTSDDLRTRIGELKEAIDRHAEERKGFEARQKEARRAREIGAAAEQKLQDLATAQKHLAEKQAQEDDVRDFRTRLERAQRAHPVLHKEREAIQAEELKKRRTNELNAADARFIAAKAAYQTAQEARKAAEALEAEHTKKIERVQQLTEYAECAAQLQDCRKIIEELRASNARAEETAKSNAHTIENLRAEQAENAERIASLEKILVTREAFQHEQERLKRCQSAVARISEWNIQARTLGKKEETAQRTWQRAAETLTAAKSKLRQMQALYDLGSAARLAATLSDGAPCPVCGALSHPSPAIHTEDIPSEQLVEQCAKMADAAEESVQEAARRLEEIKGEHIRAQQSHAHEQELLRESLGSDTLEGLLQRVAQRNEELKNAAREHQERTVQCAGQKERLEKLLTDQQRQEAEAQKKRDLLRMREGEQSALEARLPEEYRDRALLDAQISRLNAEVEQEKKTYADALKQANETAAEQARAESARTAAQNAAEEASQIAQIAQTAYADVRTSAGFSSEEEYHAAVEGRWSEDKFLEKVHTQLNKYAVERKAAEEVFQKAKAAADGCVAPDMDALKAAEAAADQAVQDAAQEQGKRTERWNTLKRMMQSIDILEKSGAARAERYRIIGKLASVAAAKAPYQVHFQTYVLRSILSDVIEAANARLSMMSRGRYRLIHGAGGHRNKWWGLEIDVFDEYTGLPRVSRTLSGGETFLASLALALGLSDVVQHYAGGMHLDMIFIDEGFGSLDSETLDIAIRALLEVQQEGGRLVGIISHVEELRSRIPVHLEVSRSATGSRARFTQGGLEAL from the coding sequence ATGAGACCTCTGAAACTTCGCTTACAGGCATTCGGTTCGTATGTCGAGGAGCAGATACTGGACTTTGAGATAGCTCTGGCAAATGCGCCGTTCGTTCTCATTCATGGGGCGACGGGCACGGGGAAAACAACAATACTGGATGCCATTGTATTTGCACTATATGGTGAATCCAGTGGAAATGTGCGTGAAGGTTCAACCCTTCGCTCCTCCGATGCTCCGCCGGAGCGTATCACGGAGGTGGAGTATGTCTTTGCTCTCGGGCGTCGCCGCTATCGCGTTCTGCGCTCTCCTGCATACGAACGTATGTCGCGCGGCAAGATGACAAGGCGTGCGGCAACGGGACAACTCTATCGGCTGCCCGATGAGGGAGAAGATGGGGAGGAGACACTGCTCGATTCCAATGTGACCGAAGTATCGAAGCGCATTGGTCAGCTCATCGGCTTTGATGCAGACCAATTTCGTCAGGTTGTTCTATTGCCGCAAGGACAGTTTCAGCGGTTTCTGCTTGCCGAGGTCAAGGATCGCAGTGCCATCATGCAGCGCATCTTTCGCACGGAGCGGTATCAGCGTCTTGAGGAGGCGTTGCTGCAGGAATCCATACGTCTGGAAAATGCAGCGAAAGAGGAACGGGCTCAGATCGACCAGATGCTTCATTCGGAAAATCTGAACACGAGTGATGACCTACGCACGCGCATTGGCGAACTGAAAGAAGCGATCGACCGCCATGCCGAAGAACGCAAGGGATTTGAGGCGCGTCAAAAGGAAGCGCGTCGTGCGCGTGAGATTGGTGCGGCGGCAGAACAAAAATTGCAGGATCTTGCGACGGCACAGAAGCATCTTGCGGAAAAACAGGCGCAGGAAGATGATGTACGGGATTTTCGTACACGGCTGGAACGCGCACAGCGCGCACATCCGGTTCTTCACAAGGAACGTGAAGCCATACAGGCGGAAGAACTGAAAAAACGTCGGACGAATGAACTCAATGCGGCAGATGCCCGTTTTATCGCTGCAAAAGCAGCATATCAAACAGCGCAGGAAGCACGGAAGGCGGCAGAAGCGCTGGAGGCGGAGCACACAAAGAAAATAGAGCGGGTGCAGCAGCTTACGGAATACGCTGAGTGCGCAGCACAACTCCAAGACTGTCGAAAAATTATAGAGGAGCTTCGTGCCTCCAATGCACGCGCCGAAGAAACGGCAAAAAGCAACGCGCACACAATCGAGAATCTGCGTGCGGAACAAGCCGAGAATGCGGAGCGCATTGCATCACTTGAAAAAATATTGGTGACACGCGAAGCGTTTCAGCACGAGCAGGAACGTCTGAAACGCTGTCAGAGTGCCGTTGCCCGTATTTCCGAATGGAACATACAAGCGCGTACGTTGGGCAAGAAGGAAGAAACGGCACAGCGGACGTGGCAGCGTGCCGCCGAAACATTGACCGCTGCGAAGTCGAAGCTGCGGCAGATGCAGGCGCTCTATGATCTTGGCAGTGCCGCACGCCTCGCCGCGACACTTTCGGACGGTGCTCCCTGCCCTGTCTGCGGTGCGCTCTCGCATCCGAGCCCCGCCATCCACACGGAGGATATTCCATCCGAACAACTGGTGGAACAATGTGCAAAGATGGCGGATGCTGCGGAAGAGTCTGTTCAGGAAGCAGCCCGCAGACTTGAGGAAATCAAAGGAGAGCATATACGTGCGCAGCAAAGTCATGCCCACGAACAGGAACTTTTGCGTGAATCCCTCGGTTCTGATACCTTGGAAGGGCTCTTGCAGCGCGTTGCGCAGCGTAACGAAGAACTGAAAAACGCCGCGCGGGAACATCAGGAGCGTACTGTGCAGTGTGCCGGGCAAAAGGAACGACTGGAAAAACTGCTGACCGACCAACAGAGGCAGGAAGCGGAGGCTCAGAAAAAGCGTGATCTCCTGCGAATGCGCGAGGGCGAGCAGTCTGCGCTTGAGGCGCGGCTTCCCGAAGAATACCGTGACCGTGCGCTCCTTGACGCGCAAATTTCCCGCTTGAACGCCGAAGTGGAGCAGGAAAAAAAGACGTATGCAGACGCGCTTAAACAGGCAAATGAGACAGCTGCCGAACAAGCGCGAGCGGAAAGCGCAAGGACTGCCGCACAGAATGCCGCAGAGGAAGCATCACAGATCGCACAGATCGCACAGACAGCGTATGCAGACGTGCGTACATCTGCCGGATTTTCTTCCGAGGAGGAATACCATGCGGCTGTCGAAGGCAGATGGTCAGAGGACAAATTTCTGGAAAAGGTACATACGCAGCTGAATAAATACGCCGTTGAGCGTAAAGCTGCCGAGGAGGTTTTCCAAAAGGCAAAAGCCGCCGCCGACGGATGTGTTGCCCCCGACATGGATGCACTGAAAGCCGCAGAGGCGGCTGCCGATCAGGCGGTGCAGGATGCGGCGCAGGAGCAGGGCAAGCGCACGGAGCGTTGGAATACGCTGAAACGCATGATGCAGAGTATTGACATACTCGAAAAATCCGGTGCAGCGCGTGCAGAGCGTTACCGCATCATCGGCAAACTCGCCTCTGTTGCGGCGGCAAAAGCCCCCTATCAGGTGCATTTCCAGACCTATGTCCTGCGCTCGATCCTAAGCGATGTCATCGAGGCGGCGAATGCGCGTCTTAGCATGATGAGCCGTGGACGCTATCGTCTCATACACGGCGCGGGCGGACACAGGAACAAGTGGTGGGGACTCGAAATTGACGTATTCGATGAGTATACGGGACTTCCGCGCGTCTCACGCACACTGTCCGGCGGCGAAACCTTCCTCGCGTCCCTTGCACTGGCACTCGGACTGTCCGATGTGGTGCAGCACTATGCGGGCGGGATGCACCTTGACATGATTTTCATTGATGAGGGGTTCGGTTCACTCGACAGTGAAACACTCGACATTGCGATCCGCGCCCTCCTTGAGGTGCAGCAGGAGGGGGGGCGCCTTGTCGGCATTATCTCCCATGTGGAGGAACTGCGTTCGCGCATCCCCGTTCATCTTGAGGTATCGCGTTCGGCAACGGGAAGCAGGGCTCGCTTCACACAGGGCGGCTTGGAGGCATTATGA